The following are from one region of the bacterium genome:
- the rpoC gene encoding DNA-directed RNA polymerase subunit beta': MADSSTFDKIRIGIASPDDIRSWSCGEVKKPETINYRTFKPERDGLFCERIFGPVKDWECHCGRYKKVKFKGVVCDRCGVEVTRSKVRRERMGHIELAAPVSHIWYLKGVPSPMSLLLDMSPRPLERVLYFASYIVIHVDRPKINEHIDEIRTAVNAAAEDVALQRDESIANLRKEAAKEEKENPDWDDKKKSDQTKKLNERIKQEERDAADHTDELHSTLKLLESVQKLELITEDQYRALDRLLEVVSEKLDIDLDDVLRAGLGGTAVRELLSEIDLEKLSRELRKEISQTTGPKRARAIKRLEVVDSFISSKSRPEWMILDCIPVISPELRPMVQLDGGRFATSDLNDLYRRIINRNNRLKKITEIRAPESIINHEKRLLQEAVDALIDNGRRTRPVVGSNNRPLKSLSDMLKGKEGRFRKNLLGKRVDYSGRSVIVVGPSLKLHQCGLPKEMALELFKPFVMKTLVEKKYTSNIKTAKRMIDRMKPEVWDALEDVISEHPVMLNRAPTLHRLGIQAFEPILVDGKAIQLHPLVCHAFNADFDGDQMAVHVPLSASAQAEARVLMLSTHNLFSPSDGRPIVAPLQDIVLGSFYLTMKHEDVPEERALRTFSDEEDALLAYRNGQVDVHEPIKVRLPKSPDSDELELRELTVGRLIFNNILPPNMRYLDKEVDKKMMARLVNECYAKNGHERTVKLLDDLKELGFRYATFSGITISMTDMDIPSERDAIVERTQTAVARKNRDYTRGLITQAERKQQVLELWIRAADEVADSITDSVEPFNPISIITTSGARGSKRQITQLAGMRGLMSDPFGNLIEDLPIKSNFHEGINVLEYFISTHGARKGLADTALRTADAGYLTRRLVDVAQDVIVRGEDCGTTSGVYVSTIEESGEVIETIGDRLRGRTALEDIYLPGASEPLVQANEIISDEAAKEIEAAGLTRVGVRSPLTCELRQGICSKCYGRDMANGKPVDAGTAVGIIAAQSIGEPGTQITMRTFHTGGVAGKYMTGVAEVKKKKQESLRDLHEDIRRGLVSIEDGVEGIERERARAVQAVLKVLEDQVGGLLRVVELFEARKPKGQAIITESAGEVVDIETRGLKRVVIHSEQPTYDPSQLAGEVVVDNVVNPKTGDTMFDAGTELTEKLARKIKDAGVQSVKLRKTHLVPYRGNLEVEVGRTVQAGDRLTEGPMDPHKVLELQGVRGVMEYLVREIQNVYKSQGIDINDKHVEIIVRQMLRKRKVIESGDTKFLPGQVVDKFDFEDENARVNAVSGTEATADWVLLGITEASLATDSFLSAASFQKTTRVLTDAAVRGKRDNLVGLKENVIIGRLIPAGTGLPRYKGLDVMNEEHEVVTTARQLLEPTYESEEEEEELLPVEDELELEELAPLGGDDAEVEAVSEDESEEDEDELEDADVFKKLTSALTDTGNEDEGESDSSDLSNSDDEDGSIDADSDNAI; the protein is encoded by the coding sequence ATGGCTGATTCTAGTACATTCGATAAAATCCGGATAGGCATAGCATCCCCGGATGACATACGTTCATGGTCCTGCGGCGAGGTGAAAAAGCCGGAGACCATCAACTATCGCACATTCAAGCCCGAGCGCGATGGGCTTTTCTGCGAAAGGATATTCGGACCGGTCAAGGACTGGGAGTGCCACTGCGGGCGCTATAAGAAGGTCAAGTTCAAGGGCGTCGTCTGCGACCGCTGCGGAGTCGAGGTAACTCGCTCCAAGGTCCGCCGCGAGAGAATGGGTCACATCGAGCTTGCTGCGCCGGTCTCGCACATATGGTATCTGAAGGGTGTTCCCAGCCCGATGAGCCTGCTGCTGGACATGTCTCCAAGGCCGCTTGAGCGCGTGCTGTATTTTGCGTCATATATCGTGATCCATGTCGATAGGCCGAAGATCAATGAGCACATCGACGAGATACGCACGGCTGTCAATGCGGCTGCTGAGGATGTGGCGCTCCAGCGTGATGAGAGCATAGCGAACCTGCGCAAAGAGGCAGCCAAAGAAGAGAAAGAAAACCCGGACTGGGACGACAAGAAGAAGAGCGATCAGACCAAGAAGCTCAACGAGCGGATCAAGCAGGAAGAGCGTGATGCAGCCGATCACACCGATGAACTGCATTCCACTCTCAAGCTTCTTGAGAGCGTTCAGAAACTCGAGCTGATTACCGAAGACCAGTATCGCGCTCTCGACAGGCTTCTCGAGGTAGTATCAGAGAAGCTCGATATCGACCTTGACGATGTGCTCCGAGCCGGACTGGGCGGAACTGCCGTAAGGGAACTGCTCTCCGAGATCGATCTTGAAAAACTCTCTCGTGAGCTTCGTAAAGAGATTTCGCAGACCACGGGTCCAAAGCGTGCAAGGGCGATCAAGCGCCTTGAAGTTGTTGACTCGTTCATATCTTCCAAGAGTCGTCCCGAGTGGATGATCCTGGACTGCATACCTGTTATTTCACCTGAGCTTCGGCCTATGGTCCAGCTCGACGGCGGCAGGTTCGCGACCAGCGACCTCAACGATCTCTATCGCCGCATCATCAACCGGAACAACCGACTAAAGAAGATCACCGAGATCCGGGCGCCTGAGTCGATCATAAACCATGAGAAGAGGCTTCTGCAGGAGGCCGTCGATGCGTTGATTGACAACGGCAGGCGCACGAGGCCGGTAGTCGGCTCGAACAACAGGCCGCTGAAGTCGCTTTCCGACATGCTCAAGGGCAAGGAAGGCCGGTTCAGAAAGAACCTGCTGGGCAAGCGCGTAGACTATTCAGGCCGTTCGGTCATCGTTGTGGGTCCATCGTTGAAGCTGCATCAGTGCGGTCTACCCAAAGAGATGGCGCTGGAGCTGTTCAAACCATTCGTGATGAAGACCCTGGTCGAGAAGAAGTATACTTCCAATATCAAGACGGCCAAGCGAATGATCGACCGCATGAAGCCGGAGGTCTGGGACGCGCTCGAAGACGTCATCAGCGAGCATCCGGTCATGCTCAACCGTGCTCCTACGCTTCACCGCCTCGGCATTCAGGCTTTCGAGCCTATTCTGGTGGATGGCAAGGCTATTCAGCTTCACCCATTGGTATGTCATGCGTTTAACGCGGACTTTGACGGCGACCAGATGGCGGTCCACGTGCCGCTGTCGGCATCGGCACAGGCTGAGGCGAGAGTATTGATGCTCTCCACTCACAACCTGTTCTCGCCATCCGACGGCAGGCCGATTGTCGCGCCGCTGCAGGACATCGTTCTGGGTTCGTTCTATCTGACAATGAAGCATGAAGACGTGCCCGAGGAGAGGGCGCTTCGCACGTTTTCTGATGAAGAGGATGCGCTTCTGGCATATCGCAACGGCCAGGTAGACGTGCATGAACCTATCAAGGTCAGACTGCCCAAATCGCCGGACAGCGATGAGCTGGAACTGAGAGAGCTTACTGTCGGCAGGCTGATATTCAATAATATTCTGCCTCCGAATATGCGTTACCTCGACAAAGAGGTCGACAAGAAGATGATGGCCAGGTTGGTCAATGAGTGCTATGCAAAGAACGGCCATGAGCGCACAGTCAAACTTCTGGACGATCTTAAGGAGCTCGGTTTCCGCTATGCCACATTCTCGGGCATAACTATCTCCATGACCGACATGGACATTCCATCCGAGCGTGACGCGATAGTCGAACGGACACAGACGGCTGTAGCTAGGAAGAACCGCGATTACACGAGGGGTCTGATCACTCAGGCTGAACGCAAACAGCAGGTGCTTGAATTGTGGATTCGAGCGGCTGATGAGGTTGCCGATTCGATCACAGACAGCGTGGAGCCGTTCAACCCGATCTCGATCATTACGACATCTGGAGCCAGAGGTTCCAAAAGGCAGATAACACAGCTTGCCGGTATGCGAGGTCTCATGAGCGACCCGTTCGGCAACCTGATCGAAGACCTGCCGATCAAATCGAACTTCCATGAGGGCATCAACGTCCTCGAATACTTTATCTCGACGCACGGCGCCAGAAAGGGTCTTGCGGACACAGCTCTGCGGACTGCGGACGCTGGCTATCTTACAAGGCGACTGGTCGATGTTGCGCAGGACGTGATCGTTCGCGGTGAGGACTGCGGCACCACCAGCGGCGTATATGTTTCGACCATTGAGGAGTCCGGCGAAGTCATTGAGACGATTGGTGACAGGCTCAGAGGCCGGACAGCTCTTGAGGATATCTATCTACCTGGTGCAAGCGAGCCGCTTGTCCAGGCAAACGAGATAATCAGTGATGAGGCTGCAAAGGAGATCGAGGCGGCAGGTCTAACGAGAGTTGGAGTCCGTTCGCCTCTGACGTGTGAACTGCGTCAGGGTATCTGCAGCAAGTGTTACGGACGCGATATGGCTAACGGCAAGCCTGTTGATGCGGGCACAGCGGTTGGCATTATAGCCGCTCAGTCGATTGGTGAGCCGGGTACTCAGATTACGATGAGAACCTTCCACACCGGAGGCGTCGCCGGCAAGTATATGACCGGTGTAGCCGAGGTCAAGAAGAAGAAACAGGAAAGCCTGCGCGACCTTCATGAGGACATCAGGCGCGGCCTGGTATCCATCGAAGACGGCGTGGAGGGCATCGAGCGTGAGCGCGCCAGGGCGGTCCAGGCGGTTTTGAAGGTATTGGAGGACCAGGTCGGTGGTCTGCTGAGGGTCGTCGAACTCTTTGAGGCCAGGAAACCCAAGGGTCAGGCGATCATTACCGAGTCAGCCGGTGAGGTAGTCGATATTGAGACCAGGGGCTTGAAGCGAGTGGTTATCCACTCCGAGCAGCCGACATATGACCCTTCACAGCTTGCAGGTGAAGTGGTTGTGGATAATGTAGTCAATCCCAAGACCGGCGACACTATGTTTGATGCCGGCACCGAGCTTACGGAGAAACTTGCTCGAAAGATCAAGGACGCCGGTGTGCAGAGTGTTAAGCTGCGCAAGACTCACTTGGTTCCTTACAGAGGCAACCTGGAGGTCGAGGTCGGTCGGACGGTTCAGGCCGGTGACAGACTTACTGAAGGCCCGATGGATCCGCACAAGGTCCTTGAGCTTCAGGGCGTGCGAGGCGTTATGGAGTATCTCGTCCGCGAGATTCAGAACGTATATAAATCGCAGGGTATCGATATCAACGACAAGCATGTCGAGATCATCGTCCGCCAGATGCTCAGGAAGCGCAAAGTGATCGAGTCCGGCGATACCAAGTTCCTGCCTGGTCAGGTCGTCGATAAGTTCGACTTCGAGGATGAAAATGCCCGCGTGAACGCTGTAAGCGGCACTGAGGCGACAGCCGACTGGGTGCTGCTGGGTATCACTGAGGCTTCTTTGGCCACGGACAGCTTTCTGTCAGCGGCATCATTCCAGAAGACCACCAGGGTCCTCACGGATGCTGCGGTAAGGGGCAAGCGTGACAACCTGGTCGGGCTAAAGGAAAACGTCATCATCGGGCGTCTTATCCCGGCGGGCACTGGTCTGCCGAGGTATAAGGGTTTGGATGTAATGAACGAGGAGCACGAGGTCGTCACGACCGCACGCCAGCTATTGGAGCCGACATACGAGTCTGAAGAGGAAGAAGAGGAGCTTCTGCCTGTTGAGGACGAGTTGGAGCTTGAAGAACTGGCTCCACTTGGCGGTGACGATGCTGAAGTTGAGGCAGTTTCCGAGGATGAATCTGAAGAAGATGAAGATGAACTCGAGGATGCTGATGTCTTCAAGAAACTGACGAGTGCGCTGACGGATACCGGCAATGAAGATGAAGGTGAATCCGACAGTTCCGACTTGTCGAATTCGGATGATGAAGACGGCTCAATAGACGCCGATTCCGATAATGCGATATAG